A window of the Sabethes cyaneus chromosome 1, idSabCyanKW18_F2, whole genome shotgun sequence genome harbors these coding sequences:
- the LOC128733133 gene encoding autophagy-related protein 2 homolog B, whose product MPWYVPWSGVIKKKVCRFLLQRYLGQFLEEKLTLDQLNVDIRNGTGTVSDVTLYCQALNDICKGQGWGIEVIGGHIGAVTVNIPYDSPLTKNSSIEITNLSISLRPKTRSKDGTSMFESMWSSMSSSMQLAQECLERDGGAETPSVASNSMEGLERFALVIDNVLNRVKARLFNTEIRIEYLPPGSDCGIALIVKIDRIKYKNEAGDDPQERNDTSDEDSNAQQQQSKQKALLISTHATHNICMEGITFYTEEFRIYNPRQHQQQQQDCSSKCDNLIASEQFLSTISDLPTDSTFKTTGANAGGNEFDSYSSVCDSSNINSSFKRTESMESGSGVSQESDEYEEDAIQYFHSEAVLAGKITSKQEIRIRMKQADNLVGPNVELEMSLGCLQVFLSPRQLHALNLLGNTFLGSNEKPVPGKCTPPDLNSKPKRFEETEFEFKHNISRMSGGIGLNQGWSLTDPLQAVIQDQAGFLENDFRESEQVSVMAESSNSSMTGSFGSSSMASRTTSASRRRIIDPDADADISKFNVRVAAVAFVLLHEDILVESSHTNYQQSPLSEASVQKLYAKTEHFFMSVVNLGLGVGANDILNAGLIMDAACDCSHLRLLMAPVILEGEEQRNRLGTVLRFSISIARADLREILTDVSVPLIEFYREKNLATLPKRPEILVNFKQTSNVLKGSGGIRYTPPKTDIRLSLGAFLTEFDITILDRLSSLIYQNPFTIYYNQSTPVNSPTSSGVPGSINRKMEPKSEIHFDAPSVDFRLRFPIPDLRPIHDPQRIPWWRRNIRPDFILISLQQARATIALNPHPLYDISANEIQFFYHEPNADSVNIGKAVMTDNVLDGKFSDQRKQERAGVEFPRIVIEIPSDTAIQQQQEQSEQEKKQQRKGASQCDESDSDPTSSESIGIKTYKTKADTPFSAKRVCRESDTPHSKAPAGDPETLTLPGDSEEINTFCQAAMNLSRVQIKIDFPVVSFQLISKHLYEVIYNRISTDLLLWEPSAPAAYTAAEAGANLSASKLAFEESPFNLANMGMMDSIYAPFTMCQSAVQLDSSSSTTNSETESDSDGIFYSVYDRNNRRLSGRDDEPKYSDQRHDYCQQHSSRRRQQQHRKSFVDRSSAIAFQLNVGHGMLTMFAPVRDSQNHVIPGQLGEFIVKLQSCSIFSVNGFHGNSNLGYLCIQGQSAEVYHCGLIPTPTANPPLRLVNSVLPAHIFSTLYPTPKNLTLHEQRGCPKRGMFSLAIQIKTVPEQRIKRIRMAAGVQVTTLRHHSTLPQHSWLTQLLDMFDVVDYPVHGYTPFGVITEMHLHLWSCAIDYRPLYFPYRAVITIGSFMISSNITTESSGLTLRFIAEDATLCLAPQTASPLPTANAKECQKKRSNSSAGIRDDNKVTAMPSNALVCLVELGLFEISLRLNEKATSSFPKFDLRMTMNDVHVRTCADSGRALAQLIGYLAAEGDLLAQDDPGSESNNAGGLAMGSEPEGDLLPVKPNCAPEVTPKQQQRVNTLMAEAMEESLYVQSNVGDLRDDQLLADGEGVEVFFFPDEDQSQTAARKKLMNNLVSDNSNKRRFTSDDDSLSIEEGSSVPSSYQDDDHYLKQRQFDEQSEDTGSVTTEMRDLLNFECSIMGLEKEHVVDDEVVEALPQVTMDLGDINKFDTPKPLTRTNECDQRKVSCDTDDEFCFIADEERPHCGNQEVPTLEDPLRIIDNHFSLPAGKPDLLLAPKEFPMAVTRYTICEMSVAWHLYGGHDFPTEEDKKKPKTTKVNLENNFAHLPMSEAYKSGVSYSKGSPSVCFGPALTQKLTWKNRGGPERRHDILMEVQLNKVKFSHEVYPSNTEQASRQVLLITEVEILDRLAVSDIKKFLYQSSVGHRNSKGHNHMIVIKTLNIRPNPALPAQECCLRISVQPIRLNIDQDSLLFMVNFFNQLGGGGDLTDYGIQQQSRSNTTHQHPVMSVELPEAAQELQARKMVSENLMLLIDEEEKNKEQLDTNSEAGDDKPPIYFRNVTFSPDVPIRIDYHGKRVELSHGPLAGLLMGLGQLQCSEIRLKKISHRLGILGIDRLGDVLVSTWLRDIKTQLPKILGGVGPMYSLVQLAQGIRDLIWLPIEQYQKDGRIVRGLQRGAQSFTARTALAALEITTKIIQLIQVTAETAYDMVSPGPSVRRGRGNKKGKRKRLHPPQDIREGMTNALQIVKEGISDTAHNLVEVTALEHDQKGYTGAVGAVMRQIPPIVVQPIVLATQATSNVLGGVKNQLVPDARAEAREKYKDDVE is encoded by the exons TACTTAACCGGGTGAAAGCCAGGCTGTTCAATACGGAAATACGCATCGAATATTTACCTCCAGGAAGTGATTGTGGCATTGCACTCATAGTCAAGATTGACCG TATCAAGTACAAGAACGAAGCTGGCGATGATCCACAAGAACGCAACGACACTTCAGACGAGGATAGTAAtgcacagcagcagcaatcaaaacaaaaagcttTGCTGATATCAACACACGCCACACATAATATTTGCATGGAAGGCATCACATTTTATACAGAAGAATTTCGGATATACAATCCGAGACAAcaccaacaacagcagcaagaTTGCTCCAGTAAATGTGATAATTTGATTGCCAGTGAGCAGTTTTTAAGCACTATATCGGATTTACCGACGGATTCAACCTTCAAAACGACAGGAGCAAACGCAGGAGGGAACGAATTTGATAGCTATTCAAGCGTATGTGATAGTAGCAATATTAATAGTAGTTTTAAACGAACCGAAAGTATGGAAAGCGGCAGTGGTGTTTCACAAGAAAGCGACGAATATGAAGAAGACGCTATACAGTACTTCcattcggaagcagttttagCTGGTAAAATAACTTCCAAACAAGAAATCCGCATTAGAATGAAACAGGCAGATAATCTAGTTGGGCCTAATGTTGAACTGGAAATGTCTCTGGGATGTTTGCAAGTCTTTTTGTCACCGCGGCAGCTACATGCACTTAATCTACTTGGCAATACTTTTTTGGGATCTAACGAAAAGCCAGTTCCGGGCAAATGCACTCCGCCTGATTTGAATTCTAAACCAAAACGATTTGAAGAGACAGAATTTGAATTCAAACACAACATTAGTCGCATGTCTGGAGGGATAGGCCTTAACCAAGGTTGGTCCTTAACGGATCCTTTACAGGCAGTGATTCAGGACCAGGCAGGATTTCTGGAAAATGATTTTCGAGAAAGTGAACAGGTTTCAGTAATGGCAGAGTCTTCCAATAGCTCAATGACTGGTTCGTTCGGATCCTCAAGTATGGCATCACGGACAACTTCAGCTAGCAGAAGACGTATTATCGATCCTGATGCCGACGCCGATATATCTAAGTTTAATGTTAGAGTAGCAGCTGTGGCATTCGTTTTGTTACACGAGGATATTTTGGTGGAAAGTAGTCATACAAATTATCAGCAGTCTCCATTGAGTGAGGCAAGCGTACAAAAATTGTACGCCAAGACTGAACACTTTTTTATGTCTGTGGTTAATTTAGGCCTAGgagttggtgctaacgacaTACTAAACGCTGGTCTTATAATGGATGCCGCTTGTGATTGCAGTCATTTGCGGTTGCTTATGGCACCTGTTATACTGGAGGGAGAAGAACAACGAAATCGACTGGGAACTGTTCTACGTTTTTCAATTTCTATTGCCAGAGCAGATCTTCGTGAAATTTTAACAGACGTTTCTGTACCGCTAATCGAGTTCTACCGTGAGAAAAACTTGGCTACATTGCCAAAAAGACCAGAAATACTTGTAAACTTTAAGCAAACGTCAAACGTTCTTAAAGGATCCGGTGGAATACGATACACTCCTCCCAAAACAGATATTCGCCTTTCACTAGGTGCATTTCTTACCGAGTTTGACATAACAATCCTGGATCGCCTGAGCTCTTTAATTTATCAGAATCCCTTCACTATTTACTATAACCAATCGACCCCAGTGAACTCACCGACATCATCAGGTGTACCGGGATCAATAAATcgaaaaatggaaccaaaaagcGAAATTCATTTTGATGCTCCATCAGTTGACTTCCGATTGCGTTTTCCAATTCCTGATTTGAGGCCTATTCATGATCCACAACGAATTCCCTGGTGGCGTCGCAATATACGACCGGATTTTATACTGATCAGCCTCCAACAAGCACGTGCCACCATAGCACTGAATCCACATCCTCTGTATGATATTTCGGCAAACGAAATTCAGTTCTTCTACCACGAACCAAATGCGGATAGTGTAAATATTGGCAAAGCTGTGATGACAGATAATGTTTTAGATGGTAAGTTTTCCGATCAAAGGAAGCAGGAGAGAGCAGGAGTAGAATTCCCGCGAATAGTTATAGAAATTCCAAGCGATACTGCCATTCAGCAACAACAGGAACAAAGCGAGCAAGAAAAAAAGCAGCAACGTAAAGGTGCCAGCCAATGTGATGAAAGCGATAGTGACCCAACATCTAGTGAAAGCATTGGCATTAAGACGTACAAAACTAAAGCCGATACACCATTTAGCGCCAAACGTGTGTGTAGAGAAAGCGACACCCCTCATTCTAAAGCCCCAGCAGGTGATCCAGAAACTCTTACTCTGCCTGGTGATTCGGAAGAAATAAACACATTCTGCCAAGCTGCTATGAATTTAAGTAGGGTGCAAATTAAAATAGACTTCCCTGTCGTTAGCTTTCAATTAAT ATCAAAACACCTCTACGAGGTAATATACAATCGAATAAGTACTGATCTTTTATTGTGGGAACCAAGTGCACCAGCAGCATATACAGCCGCAGAAGCTGGTGCCAATTTGAGTGCGTCTAAGTTAGCATTTGAAGAATCGCCATTCAACTTAGCAAATATGGGTATGATGGATAGTATTTATGCCCCTTTTACAATGTGCCAGAGTGCTGTTCAATTAG ATTCCAGCTCGTCGACTACTAACTCCGAAACTGAATCTGACTCGGACGGAATATTCTATTCCGTATATGATAGAAATAATCGTCGCTTATCTGGAAGAGACGATGAGCCAAAATATTCTGACCAGCGTCATGACTATTGTCAGCAGCACAGCAGTCGGCGTCGCCAACAGCAACATAGAAAATCGTTTGTGGACAGGAGCAGCGCTATAGCTTTTCAGTTGAACGTTGGGCACGGTATGCTAACAATGTTTGCACCAGTCCGG GATTCACAAAATCATGTTATACCGGGGCAACTGGGTGAATTTATTGTTAAGCTACAATCATGTAGTATTTTTTCTGTGAATGGTTTTCATGGAAATAGTAACCTGGGGTATTTATGTATTCAAGGTCAATCAGCTGAAGTTTATCATTGTG GTTTGATTCCCACACCCACTGCGAATCCACCACTTCGATTAGTGAACAGCGTGCTTCCAGCGCATATCTTCAGTACCCTTTATCCGACACCTAAAAATCTAACATTGCATGAGCAACGCGGTTGCCCAAAAAGAGGAATGTTTTCATTAGCCATTCAAATTAAGACTGTACCTGAGCAAAGGATCAAGCGAATTCGTATGGCAGCGGGTGTTCAAGTAACCACTCTAAGACATCACTCTACTTTACCACAGCACTCGTGGTTGACCCAACTGCTGGACATGTTTGATGTTGTAGATTATCCTGTGCATGGATACACTCCATTTGGCGTAATTACGGAAATGCATCTGCATTTATGGAGCTGCGCAATCGATTATCGGCCGTTGTATTTCCCCTATAGAGCTGTTATCACTATTGGTTCGTTCATGATCAGCAGCAATATTACCACTGAAAGTTCGGGTTTAACGCTGCGATTTATTGCGGAAGATGCAACACTGTGTTTAGCACCTCAAACTGCTTCGCCTTTGCCAACCGCGAATGCAAAAGAGTGTCAGAAGAAAAGAAGCAATAGCAGTGCTGGAATACGCGACGATAACAAAGTAACCGCAATGCCTTCAAATGCATTAGTATGCCTGGTTGAACTAGGATTGTTTGAGATTTCACTTCGTTTGAATGAAAAAGCTACGAGTTCTTTCCCGAAGTTTGATCTTCGAATGACTATGAATGATGTTCATGTGCGAACTTGTGCTGATTCTGGTAGAGCACTGGCCCAACTTATTGGTTACttggctgcagaaggtgacctGTTAGCACAGGACGACCCCGGTTCAGAGAGTAATAACGCAGGTGGTCTAGCGATGGGCAGTGAACCTGAGGGCGATTTGTTGCCTGTAAAACCAAATTGCGCACCGGAGGTAACGCCCAAGCAGCAGCAAAGAGTCAACACTTTGATGGCTGAAGCAATGGAAGAAAGCCTATATGTTCAGAGTAACGTTGGTGATCTGCGTGATGATCAGCTGCTAGCTGATGGCGAAGGCGTGGAAGTATTCTTTTTTCCCGATGAAGATCAAAGCCAGACTGCTGCAAGAAAAAAGTTGATGAACAATCTTGTTTCGGATAACAGTAACAAAAGGCGTTTTACTTCCGACGACGATTCGCTAAGCATAGAGGAAGGATCGAGTGTTCCGTCATCCTACCAGGACGATGATCATTACTTGAAGCAGAGACAATTCGATGAACAATCGGAGGACACTGGTAGTGTGACTACCGAGATGAGAGATTTACTTAATTTTGAATGTTCTATAATGGGATTAGAGAAAGAGCACGTTGTGGATGACGAAGTGGTAGAAGCTTTGCCGCAG GTCACGATGGATCTCGGCGATATTAATAAGTTTGACACACCAAAGCCGCTTACCAGAACGAACGAATGCGACCAACGGAAGGTTAGCTGCGATACAGATGATGAATTCTGTTTCATAGCCGACGAAGAACGTCCTCACTGCGGCAATCAAGAAGTTCCGACACTGGAGGATCCTCTACGTATAATAGATAACCATTTTAGTCTTCCTGCGGGGAAACCAGATTTGCTGTTGGCGCCCAAAGAATTCCCAATGGCAGTTACTAGATATACAATATGCGAAATGTCGGTGGCATGGCATTTATATGGTGGGCACGATTTTCCAACTGAAGAAGATAAGAAAAAACCTAAGACAACAAAGGTGAActtagaaaataattttgcGCATTTGCCGATGTCTGAAGCGTACAAGTCTGGTGTTAGTTACTCCAAAGGTTCGCCATCGGTTTGCTTTGGACCAGCACTAACGCAAAAGCTAACATGGAAAAATCGTGGTGGACCAGAACGAAGGCATGATATATTGATGGAGGTTCAGCTAAATAAAGTTAAATTTTCGCACGAGGTTTATCCATCTAATACGGAGCAGGCCTCCAGGCAGGTGCTTCTGATTACCGAGGTAGAGATTTTGGATCGCTTGGCTGTATCTGacataaaaaaatttctctACCAGTCAAGTGTAGGGCACCGAAATAGCAAAGGACATAATCACATGATAGTCATCAAAACGCTAAATATACGTCCAAATCCTGCCCTCCCAGCACAAGAGTGTTGTTTGCGTATATCTGTGCAACCTATACGCCTCAACATCGATCAGGATTCACTtctttttatggtgaatttctTTAATCAACTCGGTGGGGGTGGCGATTTGACTGATTACGGAATACAGCAACAATCACGCAGTAATACAACCCACCAACATCCAGTTATGTCGGTTGAGCTGCCAGAGGCAGCGCAAGAGCTACAAGCCAGAAAAATGGTGTCCGAAAATTTGATGCTTCTAAttgacgaagaagaaaaaaacaaagagcaaTTGGATACAAATAGCGAAGCTGGAGATGATAAGCCTCCTATTTATTTCCGTAATGTGACCTTCAGTCCAGATGTTCCTATTCGTATTGATTACCACGGTAAAAGAGTAGAACTATCGCATGGACCACTTGCCGGATTACTGATGGGCCTTGGGCAGCTACAGTGTTCTGAAATTAGGCTGAAAAAAATTTCCCATAGGCTTGGTATTTTGGGAATTGACCGTTTGGGTGATGTCTTGGTGAGCACTTGGTTACGTGACATTAAAACACAACTTCCTAAGATTCTTGGAGGTGTCGGGCCTATGTATTCACTGGTACAACTGG CTCAAGGAATACGGGATTTAATTTGGCTTCCAATTGAACAATATCAAAAGGACGGTCGTATTGTTCGGGGCCTTCAGCGTGGAGCACAAAGTTTTACGGCAAGAACCGCGCTGGCGGCATTGGAAATTACCACCAAAATTATTCAGTTGATACAG GTAACAGCAGAAACTGCGTATGACATGGTTTCTCCAGGACCTTCCGTACGACGCGGCCGAGGAAACAAAAAAGGCAAAAGAAAACGGTTACATCCTCCCCAAGACATTCGCGAGGGTATGACTAACGCTTTACAAATCGTAAAGGAG GGTATAAGTGATACAGCACATAATTTGGTCGAAGTGACGGCTTTGGAACATGATCAAAAAGGCTATACTGGTGCTGTAGGAGCTGTAATGCGTCAAATTCCTCCGATAGTTGTTCAACCAATTGTGCTAGCTACACAAGCTACCAGCAACGTGCTGGGCGGAGTCAAAAATCAACTTGTACCAGACGCACGAGCCGAGGCACGGGAAAAATACAAAGACGATGTGGAATGA